Below is a genomic region from Streptomyces sp. NBC_00461.
CGCTCCCGCTCCTTGCGCGCCTTGATCTGCTCTTCCGTCTCCGCCATGCCCCAGCGACCCCTTCCCCACGTACGCGTTCCCTGCGTACGCAAACGATCTGTGCACTCACACTAGTGGCCGCCCCCGCGCCGACCTCAGGCTTTCCACACCCCGGCCAAAGGTGCCCTGGCTGCCTGGTACCCTGGCTGACGGCCGTTTGTGTACGCACCCCCGGAGCCCCGCAGGTTCACCTGCCGGCCCTGGAGGCCGCGCCCAGCGGATCCCGCCTCCCGAGTAACGGAAGCACCCCCGAGACAAAGACCGGGGGCACTCGGTGGCCACACAGACTACGAGGAGTACGCGTGTCGCTCGACGCCGCTACGAAGAAGCAGATCATCACCGAGTTCGGCCAGAAGGAGGGCGACACCGGCTCTCCCGAGGTCCAGGTCGCCATGCTCTCGCGCCGGATCTCGGACCTGACCGAGCACCTCAAGACGCACAAGCACGACCACCACTCCCGCCGTGGTCTGCTGATCCTGGTCGGTCAGCGCCGTCGCCTGCTGCAGTACCTGGCGAAGAAGGACATCCAGCGCTTCCGTGCGCTGGTC
It encodes:
- the rpsO gene encoding 30S ribosomal protein S15 gives rise to the protein MSLDAATKKQIITEFGQKEGDTGSPEVQVAMLSRRISDLTEHLKTHKHDHHSRRGLLILVGQRRRLLQYLAKKDIQRFRALVDRLGIRRGAAGAK